Proteins from a genomic interval of Arvicola amphibius chromosome 10, mArvAmp1.2, whole genome shotgun sequence:
- the LOC119825574 gene encoding 60S ribosomal protein L23a-like — MAPKAKKEAPAPPKAEAKAKALKAKKAVLKGVHSHKKKKIRTSPTFRRPKTLRLRRQPKYPRKSAPRRNKLDHYAIIKFPLTTESAMKKIEDNNTLVFIVDVKANKHQIKQAVKKLYDIDVAKVNTLIRPDGEKKAYVRLATDYDALDVANKIGII, encoded by the coding sequence ATGGCGCCGAaagcgaagaaggaagctcctgcccctcccaaagcggaagctaaagcgaaggccttgaaagccaagaaggcagtgctgaaaggcgtccacagccacaaaaagaagaagattcgCACATCGCCCACCTTTCGGCGGCCCAAGACCCTGCGGCTACgaaggcagcctaaatacccccGGAAGAGCgcgcccaggaggaacaagcttgaccactatgccatcatcaaattccccctgaccaccgagtcagccatgaagaagatagaagacaacaacacacttgtgttcattgtggacgtcaaggccaacaagcaccagatcaaacaggctgtgaagaaactctacgacatcgatgtggccaaagtcaacaccctcataaggCCCGACGGAGAGAAGAAGGCGTATGTCCGGTTGGCTActgattatgatgctctggatgttgccaacaaaattggaatcatctaa